The Bombus terrestris chromosome 9, iyBomTerr1.2, whole genome shotgun sequence genome contains a region encoding:
- the LOC100650207 gene encoding silk gland factor 1 has translation MTMLQSQKLYSDAGSLGGAMTSAAMSTMGSMAPTYSSINSVGCMPMGMSMGVGVGPSCSPQGAGGFNMSTMSSAMGMASMGGGAMGGYGSASMGGGGACMSAVGYGPLTPGGGAGVTRDPLSLTEPDSPNSALQRARTDKSYRRSYTHAKPPYSYISLITMAIQNAPSKMLTLSEIYQFIMDLFPFYRQNQQRWQNSIRHSLSFNDCFVKVARTPDKPGKGSFWTLHPESGNMFENGCYLRRQKRFKDEKKELTRQNNKHQQHHTGAAAAAAAAAAAAAAGHNSPTSHELAHAAKKTTSSLHHGPQQQDDKDLHSLVSHHHHHSAGLHQHHASLKSDATDIGGLLGPELGAAHDELTAMVSRSLHPHLISEPTALHHGMAGSLKQEPPYTAASHPFSITRLLPGATAGTSPGAQDIKPPEMKMYEQLHQSYANFGSPHHPHAHSAPPTHHHHNGMHTGSNAAGPMHNMTNHHHQEYYQSPLYHHATSVASSSAPPPSSVATAAPGL, from the coding sequence ATGACCATGCTCCAGTCGCAGAAGCTGTACAGCGATGCTGGTAGCCTCGGCGGCGCGATGACCAGCGCCGCGATGTCCACGATGGGCAGCATGGCGCCTACGTACAGCTCGATCAACTCGGTAGGATGTATGCCTATGGGTATGTCAATGGGTGTCGGTGTTGGACCAAGTTGCAGTCCTCAGGGTGCCGGCGGTTTCAACATGAGCACCATGAGTTCGGCAATGGGGATGGCATCGATGGGCGGTGGTGCTATGGGTGGTTACGGGAGTGCCTCGATGGGAGGCGGTGGCGCGTGTATGAGCGCCGTCGGCTATGGTCCTCTAACGCCAGGCGGCGGCGCCGGTGTTACCAGGGATCCTCTTTCCCTTACCGAGCCAGATTCGCCTAATTCCGCTTTGCAACGCGCCAGAACCGACAAGTCTTACCGCAGGAGTTACACCCACGCGAAACCGCCCTATTCCTACATCAGTTTGATAACAATGGCTATCCAGAACGCGCCCAGCAAGATGCTTACGTTGTCGGAGATCTATCAGTTCATCATGGACCTGTTCCCTTTCTACAGACAAAATCAGCAGCGCTGGCAGAATTCCATCAGGCATTCGCTCAGCTTTAACGATTGTTTCGTGAAAGTGGCGCGAACTCCGGACAAGCCCGGCAAGGGCTCCTTTTGGACCTTGCACCCAGAGAGTGGGAACATGTTCGAGAACGGATGCTATTTACGTCGACAGAAGAGGTTCaaagacgaaaagaaagaattaaCCAGACAGAACAACAAGCATCAACAACATCATACCGGAGCCGCGGCCGCCGCTGCCGCGGCAGCCGCCGCAGCCGCCGCCGGACACAACAGTCCGACCTCCCACGAGTTGGCTCATGCAGCTAAAAAGACAACGTCTTCTCTCCACCACGGGCCCCAGCAACAGGACGACAAGGATCTTCATTCCCTGGTGTCGCATCATCATCACCACTCGGCCGGTCTCCACCAACACCATGCCTCGTTAAAGAGCGATGCAACAGACATAGGCGGCCTCCTGGGACCCGAACTAGGCGCTGCTCACGACGAATTGACCGCCATGGTCAGTCGAAGTCTTCATCCTCACTTGATCTCTGAACCCACGGCTCTGCACCATGGAATGGCCGGTAGTCTGAAACAAGAGCCACCGTATACCGCTGCCAGTCATCCTTTTAGCATCACCAGGTTACTGCCGGGCGCGACGGCGGGCACATCGCCAGGCGCGCAAGACATCAAGCCACCGGAGATGAAAATGTACGAGCAGCTGCATCAGAGCTACGCCAATTTCGGCTCGCCTCATCATCCTCACGCGCATTCCGCGCCACCGACTCATCATCATCACAACGGCATGCACACGGGCTCGAACGCGGCTGGTCCCATGCACAACATGACCAATCATCATCACCAGGAGTATTATCAGAGTCCGCTGTACCATCACGCGACCAGCGTGGCTAGTAGCAGCGCGCCCCCGCCGTCCTCCGTCGCCACCGCGGCTCCGGGCTTGTGA